TAAAGTTAACAAAAACactagtaataattgtaggtgtggccaggcGGCCAGCGGCCAGCGCCGGCCGGGGCCAGGAGCAAAGCCAGAGCCTCGAGGAAGAGAAGCCAAGGGCCGGCGGCAGGATGTGCGGCGCCAGTCCTCGGTCCGTGTCCGCGCGGCTGCCGTCGGGGCTCGGCGCGCCTGGCTCAGCGTCGGCCCGTGCAGatcccgcccccggccccggccccggccccggccccggccccggccccggccccggccccggccccggccccggccccggccccggccgccccCCAGGGCTCGCCCTCGCCTCCCGAGGCCGCAGCTTTCTAAAGAACAGAAGGAGACCGAAGCCCGGGCGCCGGCCGCGCCCCCTGGCGCCCCCTGGCGGCCCCCGCGCCCGCCTCCCCTCTCCGGGGCGCGctcggggcgggggcggggcgcagACGCCGAGGAGCTCCGACGCCAACCGACCGCCCTCGCGGCCCGCCCCCGGCGCCCCGTGCGCAGGCGCGCCGCTCCCGCCCCGCCCCCTGTCGCGCGGCTCCGTCCGACGCCCCTCGCTTTGCGGCCGCGGCCCCCGcccgccccctcctcctcccctccctcccctccccgcccccccggcCTCACTTTGCGGCAGCGCCGACGTCCCCACCCCCTTTCACTGCGGAATCACCATGGCGGCCGGGGTGAGTCTGGCGGCCTCGGGCCCCGGGGGGGCGCATCCGCCGCCATCCgccgctcccgccgccgccgcccgcccgcCGGGGAGGCCCGCCGCCCGGGGGGGCCCGGCCCGCGCCGCGGCGGCCGTTGTGGGCCTCGCCCGGGGCCcccggaggcggcggcggcggggaaACTGAGGCCGGCCCGGGGGCGCCGCCGGCCCGGGCCCAGCGCGCCGCCCGCGGGCTCCGGGCTCCGGGCCCCGGGGGAGCCGGGCCGTGAGGGCGGGAGGGGGGCCGGGCCCGGCTCGTCCGCTCCCCGGGGGTCGGGGCTGCCCGGGCGGGGGGCGCAGCGCCTCCCGGAGCCCGCTGCAGCCCGGGGGCGCCCCGATCTCTGCCCACGTGTCACGGGGCCCCGGGGGAGGGGGGCGCGGGCCGGGCCCCTCACCCCGCGTCTCCCCGCAGACCCTGTACACGTACCCCGAGAACTGGCGGGCCTTCAAGGCCCTCATCGCTGCCCAGTACAGCGGCGCCCAGATCCGCGTGCTGTCCGCGCCCCCCCACTTCCACTTCGGCCAGACCAACCGCACCCCCGACTTCCTCCGCAAGTTCCCCGCCGGCAAGGTGAgcggccggggcgggggggggcggggggccggggcggggggccgggCGCTGACCCCCGGCGCCGCCTCCTAAGCACGGCCTTGCCTCCAGGTCCCCGCGTTCGAGGGGGACGACGGCTTCTGTGTGTTTGAAAGCAACGCCATCGCCCACTACGGTAACGGGGCGGGGGGCACTGGCCGGGCGCGGGCACCGGGCGGGGGGCACTGGCCGGGCGCGGGCACCGGGCGGGGGGCACTGGCGGGGCGCGGGCACTGGCCGGGTGGGGGGCACTGGCCGGGCGCGGGCACCGGGCGGGGGGCACTGGCCGGGCGCGGGCACTGGCCGGGTGGGGGGCACTGGCGGGGCGGGGGGCACTGGCCGGGGGGCACGCCTTTTCTCAGGGAGGCAGCCGCTTCTTCTAGGGGGAGGGCCTCAGCCTTCTGGCATGACCCAGCCCTTCTCTCCCCCTTGGCAGTGAGCAACGATGAGCTCCGAGGCTCTACTCCTGAGGCCGCGGCCCAGGTGATCCAGTGGGTCAGCTTTGCTGACAGCGACATTGTCCCCCCGGCCAGCACCTGGGTGTTCCCCACTCTGGGAATCATGCACCACAACAAGCAGGTGAGCCCGGGCATCGGGAAGGCTGGAGGTGAAGGGACTAGTCGgctttcctctcccccaccccgaGGCCTCGAACCCCTCTGGACCAGAAGCTCAGAACTGACCCGGCAAACATAAACTCCTCTGGGACGTTGGACCGTTTCATGGCTTGGCTTCGGGCCTACCCTCCTCTGGGGTCCCCTCAGATTAGCCGCTTCAGTGTTGCATCGCCGTGCTTGGAATGCCCCCCTCCTGCGCTCTGGTAGACCCCCCAGTTTACTGCTGCGCTTGGTGCCGTTGCCGTCTTTACTCATCCTCAGCCACACATATCTGTGTGTTTAATGGAACAAAAACTTGAATTTTGAGGCCCTGGCAGACTGCAGGAGGTGTCGGTGCTTGGTTGAGGGATGGGGGGTGGTGTGGGGAGCCCTGAGCACCTCCAGACTCACTCTCTCTTTGGAGGACCCTGGAGCCCAAGTACCTGAGCTTGGGAGTTTCCTCTTGGACTGCCCCCACTGGTGGCATGGCCAGGCTTCTCCGGTCCATTTTAGGCGCTGAGCCTCCCCACGCCCTCTGACCTTGGTCAGGTGGTCTCTCCTCTGGCCTCAGTTGCATCCTCTGTTGGACCCATTGACCTTGAAGACTCCTTCCAGCTCTGCACCCTATGGTTTCTAAATCGGAAAGAGGCTTTAGAAGGCACGGAGGGAGCAAGGCCAAGTCTGAGCGCTGTCAGCTGTCGGTCACCTCAGCTGCTCTCCTCTGACCTCTCTTCCTGGGGCCTGTCTGGTCACGTGATCAGGGAAGGCCCTGCAGAAGAGGACCTCCGGAAAGGAATTGTGCCTGGCCTTGGGGTGGGGGTTGCAGGCAGGCAAACTGGGACTTGAGAGGTGACCCCAGCTTGGCCTGGGCCGCTAAGGAGGCAATGATTTGGGGAACCTGCTTTGGCTGTTGTAGAGGTCCAGGTCGGGTACCCCTGCACAGAGGGGCTGAGCTGTAGGAAGCTGACCACACACCTCCCTGGCACCTTTTGCAGAAATGGAGTATGATTGGACCCTAATGCTTGCAGATAACCAGGTGTCACCTTGTTTCATTTTCTCTGCCAGGCCACAGAGAATGCAAAAGAGGAGGTGAGGCGAATTCTGGGGCTCCTGGACGCCCACCTGAAGACTCGGACTTTTCTGGTCGGGGAGCGCGTGACTCTGGCTGACATCACAGTGGTGTGCACCCTCCTGTGGCTCTATAAGCAGGTGAGTGGGGCCTGGCTCTGACGAACCCAGGGCCTAAGTGCCTCACAGCAGAGTTTGCACTCCTACCATTCTGATTTTTGAGGCTTCCGGGGACTCTACTGCTGGGAAGAaggctggggggggggttgttgctCATTGGAATCCTGCCTTCAGATAAGCCCCAAACTCTTAAGGATTGGGGCAGCTAACCCAGACCCGCCTCTGGCCATGTTCCTCCAGGTCCTGGAGCCAGCTTTCCGGCAGGCCTTTCCCAACACCAACCGCTGGTTCCTCACCTGCATTCACCAGCCTCAGTTCCGGGCAATTTTGGGAGAGGTGAAGCTCTGCGAGAAGATGGCGCAGTTTGATGGTGAGTGTCAGGGCAGGGATGGGGAGCGTCGTGGACACCTGTGAACCTTTCTTGTAGCTCCATCTCTTCCCTGGACCTCTCCTCAGAGCCACTTCCTTCCAATTAAGAAAtcaggagcagctgggtggcacagtggacagagcaccagcctcgtagtcaggaggacatgagttcaaacctggcctcagacacttcataataatctggctgtgtggccttgggcaagccacttaactccatttgctttgtaaaaaccaagaaatcaagaaggggaagggagaaagcaCAACAACATGAGGGAAAAGATGGTGGCACCTTCTCTGTCCTTGGAATTCCTCACGGATTGTTgctgattttccattttctctgttTTCATCTGCTCACTCTTGTTTCCTCTGCATCAGTATCTTCCTGTGTTTCTTCACGGTCATTTCCCAATGGTACGGTTGTCTGCCATAGCTCAGGTAACCGTTCCCCAACCAGTCAATGGGCACCAGCTTTCTACTGGTACAGAAGTCCTCACATTGGACTTTAGGGAGGGTCTGCCTCCCAGTGGGGCCTGGGTCCGAGTCCCTCCCTTAAGCCTCATTCACTCCACAGCTCAGCTCTCCCTCTGGGCAGTGCCAGTTGGGCTGATTGATTGTGGAGCCTCAAGTGGGGGATGATTCTTGTGCTGTGTGGTCTTGTTCTTCCTGACTACTGGTATGTGTGGAGGCTCTGCCTTGGTATTCCCAGCTTGCCTCAGGCAGACCCTCATCAGAGACAGTTGAAGCAAAGTGCCCAGTTAGTCAAAGCCTTTCTAGTTTTATGGTCCAGGACCCTCTCGTCTGATCTGCTTGTATTGTCTTTCGTTTCAGGTTTTGGGGTGCTAGGGGTGGGtgggaggtgttggtctaaatCTGATTTCAGCCATTTCCTGACCCAATTAGTGGGGCCTTAGCAAGCTAGCCATGGTTGTGATCTTGGCActtctctgtctatctgtcctTGAGTTCGCATCAAGAGCAGGCATTGCTGGTGTCCCATGTGGGCCTGACCCGGAGACTGCCTGGTTCTCAGTGTCAGTCTCTGTATCAGACAGTCCAGCCCCTTGGAGAGCAGCCAGTTGGGGCTTTAGCAGggcctctttctccctttctttagcCAAGAAGTTTGCAGAGAGTCAACCTAAGAAGGATACcccaagaaaagagaaggggcagCGGGAAGACAAACAAAAAGTGCAGGCCGAGCGGAAGGAGGACAAGAAGCCGGCCCCTACCCCCACCCCGGCTCCTGGCCCTGAGGATGAGATGGATGAGTGTGAGCAGGCTCTGGCTGCAGAACCCAAAGCCAAGGATCCCTTTGCCCACCTGCCCAAGAGGTAAAGAGATGCCCCAGGGAACCCTGGTTGGGGGGACTGACCCATCGGAACCAGTCGGTTACTtaggatttattaagtgtttactgagGGCTGGACTTGGGCTCGTGAGGATCAGAAGTACCCTCCCTCGGGTGGATGATGAGGCTTAGGACAGAGTGGCCTCAGTGGGAGGGATGGCTGTGCCAGTGGGGAAGGcaggaaggggtgggggtggcaCAGGGGCTTGTTGAGCAGGGGACTTGGCCCATTGGTCCTGGATGGATTGTAACAATTAGGTCTTTGTTTTAGCAGTCCAGgtgagagggaggagaggagggtgtTGACCCAGGCCTGAGGCAATgacaggggaaagaggaagaaggggagagaggatgAGAAAGTTCAGGTGTCTGGTGGATGCCCAGTTTGAGGTGGGAGGGGCCAAAGGTCATGGCTTTGGCCATGGGAATTGAGAAGTTCCCCAAGAGGAAGGGGAGGGTCCAGGCCAGAAGTTAGGGAGTCCCTGGGAGTGCTCCTGGTCCAGAAACCTGGAGAGATTGGACCGTCCTTTGGCAGCATACCCTGGGGTTTCAGTGTCACAAATGAAAATCAGCATTGTTTGTGTTCCTTAAGTGCCCGGGAGCATCTCACCTGGCGGCCAGGTGCAGTGAGGAAGAGGGGGTGTGGTAGAGGAGGAAGGTGGCAGCTAACGGACCCTGGAGGACTGGCATTCGCCCAGTGCCTGTGGGCATTGGTGGTTCTTCAGGACCTGTTGAGCCCAAACCTGGGCTATTCTTTAACTGGCTGCAGGAGGAGGGGGTATGGGGTCAGTCCCTCACTCTCCTGACCCTGAGCTGGGGGTGCGCGTGTAGCAGCTGGGCTAGGGGCTTTCTCCCACCAGAGTGTTGGGGGACTCTTGTGACGTGGGGGAGGGTGAGAGCTCTGAATTTGAGGGATCCCTTCTCACATCTCTGTTTGCCCGCAAAGGGAGACAGCGGCTAggccaggagttcttaacctttgcTGGGTCTTGGACTCCTCTTGTTGAGGGTTtttaataataaaaggaaatagtGAAAACTAAGGTGTGCTCTGTCGCCATCCATAGCCTCAGATCCCCCAATAGATCCTTGGGGACTCCTGGGCAAGGAGAGGCTTGCAAGCTTGGAATCTCTGTAGGCTCCAAAATTATCTCCTCAGAAAATACTTTTTCACTCTGATAATGGGATTCATTTGCTCTTGTTCTGAAATGCCCTTGGCTTCCCCTTTACCCAGGAGATGTCCCTGCTGTGGGTCCCCGGGCCTCCCCTTGAAATCAGGGACAGAAGGGCTCTGGGGACccgtttctttttttccttcgtgagcttttgttgtctttttttttaatcatcctaATTTCCCCCATTAAGCAGTATTTTCTATCAGATTACAAAAAAATTTGAAGCTGATGGTGTCAAGTATTACGGTCCCTCAGCCTCCCAGAGCTCCCGGCCCTGGCCCCATCCTTGTCCTCCAGCGGGTTCTTGTGATGTTGGGGCTGCTTCACTCTAGGGGGACTGTGGTGATCATCCTTGTGTGGACCTCGGGGTCTTGTCTTGAGACCTCATTCCCTCCCAGAAGACTCCAGGCCTCTAAGCGGCGCCCCTGCCCCTGTCTGTCTGTACCTGGAGGGAGGAGGGCCATTTGCCCTGTCAGAAACAGcatcattttcacttttaaacaCACCTATGTTAAGGGAGAGAACTTGGTTGTCATTGGTCAGTCCCTTTGGGCTGGTGGTCTGGGAGCTGTCCATAGTGGCTGGGGGTGGGCTGGGGAGCTGGAACACTTAATGTCTCTGCTTTAGGCTCCCCCCTGCACCCTCTGACGGTGCGGTGCTTAGGGACAGTTAGCTTAGGGCTGCTCCTCGCCACTGGAAAGTGTCCTGGGGCAGTGGGAGGGCTTTGTGAAGGAGACAGCTACCCCATGGGTAATTCCctgggaaaggggggaaaggatcCCCATTGAGCCAGTTTGTACTAGATGGCTGCTTGGGGCAGGGCAAGGGAGGCAGCTGCCGGTGGAGCACTAGTGGACACCAGGGGGCAGCAGTGACTCGCCGCTGGAGCCCTCCTTCCCTTGGGTCCCACGCCCTCCACATGCCGATCATagctggggggggagggaaagaggggaaatgGGATACTGGGAGTTTCCCACTCCACCCACCGCCCTGCAGGCCCCAGACCCCAGTGACCAGCCTCACTGAGTCCCTTCCCCTCTGCTTCCCACAACCACTCACCCCTGGGCTTTTTGAGAGAGGAGAACTTGTGCTTTGGAGTTTACAGACCCCAGGCTGTTCAGTTGTGCTGGGGAGCCTCCCGCCTGGCTGCTCACCCAGGGGCCTCTGCCAGGCGCCCTTCACCACTGCCTTCTTCCACTTTGACCCTTTCCTTGTTTTCTCCCACCCCTGCAGTACCTTTGTATTAGATGAGTTTAAGCGAAAATACTCCAATGAGGACACGCTGACAGTGGCCCTGCCGTACTTCTGGGACCACTTTGACCGCGAGGGCTGGTCCCTGTGGTACGCTGAGTACCGCTTCCCCCAGGAGCTCAGCCAGACCTTCATGAGCTGCAACCTCATCACTGGTAAGGAGGGGAAGGGCCTGgcttggtggggggtggggtactCGGACTGGAGGCTCACACTTCTCTCCCCCAGGAATGTTCCAAC
The Macrotis lagotis isolate mMagLag1 chromosome 3, bilby.v1.9.chrom.fasta, whole genome shotgun sequence genome window above contains:
- the EEF1G gene encoding elongation factor 1-gamma, translated to MAAGTLYTYPENWRAFKALIAAQYSGAQIRVLSAPPHFHFGQTNRTPDFLRKFPAGKVPAFEGDDGFCVFESNAIAHYVSNDELRGSTPEAAAQVIQWVSFADSDIVPPASTWVFPTLGIMHHNKQATENAKEEVRRILGLLDAHLKTRTFLVGERVTLADITVVCTLLWLYKQVLEPAFRQAFPNTNRWFLTCIHQPQFRAILGEVKLCEKMAQFDAKKFAESQPKKDTPRKEKGQREDKQKVQAERKEDKKPAPTPTPAPGPEDEMDECEQALAAEPKAKDPFAHLPKSTFVLDEFKRKYSNEDTLTVALPYFWDHFDREGWSLWYAEYRFPQELSQTFMSCNLITGMFQRLDKLRKNAFASVILFGTNNSSAISGVWVFRGQELAFPLSPDWQVDYESYTWRKLDPGSEEAQTMVREYFSWEGAFQHVGKPFNQGKIFK